The DNA region CAGCCTGCCACCACCCGTCAGGGTCCTGTTCGTGGCGTCGGCCGTCGCGGCGACTGGTCAATCCAGCGGCGCCATCGCCGACAACCTCTCCGGCCAAGGTCACCGCCAGCACCTGCGCGCTCTGCGTCCCCACGTCGCAGCCCACCCACAGCTGGTCGTCCGTGGGACGCAGAGCTGGTCGATCGCTCACTGCGGGTCACGCACCTGCACGTCCACGCTCCGAGCCCGGCGTGTCAGTTCATCTTCGCGCGTGCTGCGCGGGCGACCGCGGCCATCGTGGCCAGCTCCGGGCCTCCGGCCTCTGCGGCGGTGTCCACGTCGCCGGCCACCTCGGTGAGGTAACCCTCGAGGCTCTCGGCCGACTGGCGGTACCGGCCGAGCTGCGCGAGCAGCTGTCCGGTGACCAGCACGTCGTCAGGGCCGCTACCGGGCAGCCGTCTTCTGAGCTCGACCGTCCAAAGGGCACCCCGGGCGTCGCCGTGGTGCAGATACGCGTGTGTCAGCTCGTTGAGGAGGCGCCGGATCACGCTCGTCGCCGGCGCCGGTCGCAGCATCGCCCGGGCGAACTCGACGTGCCCGTCGGTGGCTGCCTCGACCCGTTCGGCGATCATCTCGTCGTCGAGGATGACGCCGTCTTCGAACGGGTCGACCACCGCTGGCCGGGTGGCGCGACCTTGGGGTGCGCCGCCGCCAACCCCGACGAGGAGGGGCCCCGGGGTGTCCACCGGGAAGACCCGCAGCCCCACACGTCGCCCGACCGCGATGTAGACGGTCCCCAGGGCCGTTCGTGTCCCTCGCCGGCGTTCGAGCACGGACGTCAGGAGCGCGTTGCGGGCGTCGTGAGCGGCGGCGGGATCGCCCGTGAACCCCACGTCGGCGGTGAGGTAGCCCGACAACGCCTGCGCGTCGGCGGTCGCCGCCTCGATGGTCGCCCCCCAGCCGAGCGGTTCGTAGCGGCTGTGCGGCAGCAACCCGGCGGCGAGGTCGTCAGCCAGCGCGTCGATGCGGGCCAGCGCCGCCTCGACGTCGAGGTCGGGTTGCGCTTCGACGCAGCACAGCAACGCCGCCTCGGCCAGATCGCAAGCTGGGTCGCGGACGATCGTGGCCAGCCGGTCCCGGGAGGCCTCAGACATGGCCTCACGGTACCCGCAGCGGCCTGTACCCCCACCGTCTCGCCGTGGGGGTACAGGCGGTGGGACCGCTACTGGACGGTGATGGTGATCTCGTCCGTGGCGTCGAACGCGATGTGCTCGTTGGTGCTCGCCTGGAGGCACAGGGTGTGTTCCCCAGGCTCGAGCTCGATCTCCGTTGTGCTCGCGCCGTCACCGAAGTGCAGGTGCTGCTCGTCTTCGGGGATCTCCTGCCCTGGGGTGACGCAGCCCACGTCCACCATGATGTGGAAGTGTCCCGTGTCTTCCCGCGCTTCGGCGACCGGCCCGATCAGGATCCCCGTCGACTGCATCTGCACCCGCACCGGGCTCGTCACCGTGGCGCCGTCCACGGGGTCGGCGAACGAGACACTGACCTCGTCAGTCGCCTCCGTCGCGGCGGTCGGCACGGGGCCCGGCGTCTGCTCAAGCCCCGGCTCGTCCTCACCCCCGCACGCACTGACCACCAGCACCGCCCCCGCGAGGACGACCGGACGCCACCACCTGCGCTGCTTCATCTCAACCTCCGTCTGTCGACCGACCGTCTTTCGAGGGACCGGGGAGGATAGTCGCTTCAGAACCGCACCGGGGGGATGCACCCCGTGCGTCAATCCTCCCCGTGGATCCGCGTCGCGTCGAAGACCGGACCGACCATGCACACCGTCACGACGTCGGGGCGGAGCGCGCCGTCGACCATCACGAGGTCGCCGGCTTCCGCGACGACCTGCCCGTCGGGGCCGACCAGACGCACCGGCTCGAACTCGACCCGGTAGCCCTGCGGCCACGACGGCTGCACGCGGTCGGCCTCCACCGTGGACCGCCCCACATCGACATCCAGCCACGCGCACCCGCCTTCCAGCTGGGCGTCGCCGCCCAGCGTGCCGACCAGGTCGGCGGTCGGCTCGGCTGCGCCGCCACACGCCGCGACCCAGAGCGCCAGGAGCACGATCAGAGAGACGGTTCGCATATCACCTCGGGTGGGGCGGCGCGCCGCGACGTGTGGGCGGAAGCGACAGGCGCCGCACGCCGTCGCGGACGCGGCGCGCGGTGCGCTCGCTGGCCGCCGCGACGAACCGGTGGCGATGTGACGCATAGTCGGTCCCGGCGGTGAGCGGGAAGGTCGGTCCGCCGTCGATATCCACCAGGGCCCCACCCGCCTCCTCGACCAGCAGCAAGCCGGCAGCCACGTCCCACGCACGGCCTGCAGCCACCACCGCCGCCGCCATCGAGCCGTCCGCCACCGACGCCAGGTGCAACGCTTCCGACCCCAGGGCCCGGTTCTTCAGCGGCGTGTCGACGGCGAAGTCGCGGCCCACGCCCGACGACGCGGCAACCAGCGCGTTGCTGGCCCGGGCAGGGTCGGACCAGTCCGCATCTCTGACCGCCAGCCGCGTCGCACCGCTCCAGGCGCCCTCGCCCCGCACCGCGTGGTAGCGACGGTCCAGAGGCGGTGCGTCCACCACCGCCAGGACCAGTACACCCTGGAAGGCGAGCGCGAGCGAGACACACCACACCGGCGTGCCGTGCGCGAAGTTCGTGGTGCCGTCGACCGGGTCCACCACCCAGGACCACGGAGCGCCGCTGTACACGGTCGAGCGCTCCTCGGAGATGATCTCGTGCCCGGGCAAGTGCTCGGTGACGACCTGGGTGATGCGGTCGTCGGCGAACCGGTCCGAGGCGGTGATCAGCGACCCATCGTCCTTCACGGTCGCACCGGCCGCGCAGAAGCCTTCTACCAGGACCGGACGCAGCTCGTCGCAGATCCGGTGCGCGAGGCGCAGCGCCCGGTGCACCTCCGCTCGTTCGCCTGGGTCGAGGCGGTCCCTGCCCGCCGCGACGGGGTCCTCGCCCCCATCGTCGCCCGTGTCGAACGTGCCGGCCATGGCGGTTGTCGTCCTTCCGGCTCGCGTGACCGTGGGGGTGCCAGTGGACCGTAGTCTTGCTCGCCCACCTCGACCTGCGTACCGGCGACCTCGCCGACCGGGCCGGATGCCCACGTGACGTAGCCTTGGCACGCAGACCAACGGAAGCGTGACCCGTGAGCACCCTCCAGGCGTGGCTGATCGTCGGGGTCCCCGGGCTCGTCATCGTCGCTGGTCTCTTCGCCGGGCACTCTCCGGTCCGCGCCGCGTTCGGCTACCTCGTCCTCGCCGTCCTCTTCGTGTTCCTCCTGCTCGTCCCGCGCAGCCCGATGTCAGCCGCCTTCGTCGGCATGATCGGTTTCCTGCTCGTGGCGGCAGGCCGGGGAGAGACCGCGGTCGAGACCCAGGCCGCGGCGCAGGACGTCCCGATGCGGGTCGACGACCCCGACGTCGACCAACCTGAGCGGGTCTGACGCCCCTCGCAGACCATGCCGCACGGGCAACGCCGTCGCGAACGAGTCGCCGTGCTGCGCCCCGGCCGTGTGGACCTCCGCTGGTACCCTCGGCCGCGTTCGCGGACGTTGCAAGGCATCCATGGCAAGGCCTCCATGACGACTCGCCGGTACTTCATCCGCACCTTCGGGTGCCAGATGAACGAGCACGACTCCCAGCGCGCGGCGGGCGTGCTTGAGACGCTCGGGTACCGCCCCGCACCCGACGAGGACTCGGCCGACCTGGTGCTGTTCAACACGTGCGCCGTCCGCGAGAACGCCGACAACAAGCTCTACGGGGCGCTGGGATGGCTCAAGCCGCTCAAGGACGACCGGCCCGACCTCACCATCGTGGTCGGGGGCTGCCTCGCTCAGAAGGACCGCGGGGAGATCGCCGAGCGCGCCCCGTGGGTGGACGTCGTCTACGGCACCCACAACCTCGTCAACCTGCCGGCGCTGCTGGCCCAGGCCGACGGGCAGTCGCTCCCGGTGGTGGAGATCCTCGAGCAGATCGAGACGTTCCCGTCGGCGCTGCCCAGCAAGCGGCAGGTGCGCCACCACGCCTGGGTCTCGATCAGTGTCGGGTGCAACAACACCTGTTCGTTCTGCATCGTCCCGGCTCTGCGCGGCCCGGAGCGTTCACGGCGCATCGGCGAGATCCTCCACGAGGTGCAGCTGCTGGTCGCCGACGGCGTGATCGAGGTCAGCCTGCTCGGCCAGAACGTCAACTCCTACGGCCGTGACCAGTACGGCAAGGCGATGTTCGCCGAGCTGCTCCGCGAACTCGGCGAGGTCGACGGCCTCGAGCGGGTCCGGTTCACCAGTCCCCACCCGCGCGACTTCACCGCGGACGTGCTCGACGCCATGGCCCAGGTACCAAACGTCTGCGAGCACCTGCACCTGCCACTGCAGTCGGGCTCCGACCGTGTCCTGAAGGCGATGCGCCGGTCGTACCGGCAGCGTCGCTACCTCGACCTGGTCGAGCGGGCGCGGACGGTCGTGCCCGGCTGTGCGCTCACCACCGACATCATCGTGGGGTTCCCCGGCGAGACCGAGGATGACTTCGCCGAGACCCTCGCGGTGTGCGACACGGTCGGCTTCGATCAGGCCTTCACCTTCCAGTACTCGCCCCGACCCGGCACCGACGCAGCCACCATGGCCGACCAGGTCGACCCCGATGTCGTCGCCGACCGGTACACCCGGCTGCAGGCGGTGACACGCGGCTGGTCGGAGCGCCGCCACCGCGACCTGGTCGGTCGCGACGTCGAGGTCCTGATCGAGTCCCCTTCGAAGACCGACCCGCGGCGCTACTCGGGGCGGACCCGCGGCAACCACCTGGTCCACCTGCCGGTGGGCGGGGGATACGCCCCCGGGGACCTGGCCACCGTCCCGGTCGTCGAGGCCGCGGCCAACTACGTCCTCGCCGGTCCCCCCATCGACGTGTGCCGCACGTTCGCGGGTCGGGCGACCGAGGCCGCGATCGCCGCCGGTGAAGGGTGGACGGTCCAGCGGGTCGAGGCCCCCGGCACGACGCTGCCACTCGTGCCGGCCTGACGTGCGTGGGCTGGACGGAGCGGCCGTCATCCCCGGCGCGCCTCTGATGGTCCCCGCCGCGTCACCTGACCAGCCGGCGGACATCCGCGGTGAGGTCGCCGAACTGCGCCACCTGGCCAACCGAGCGCTGGCCGACCTGCCGGACAGCGATGTGGTGGTCCTGGTCGCGGCCGGGCCACGCGGCATCTTCGACCGGGCAATCGCCTCGCTGGCGCCGCTGGGCGTCGAGGGCGCCGAGGTGGAGCTTCCGGTCGCCACCGACGCGGTCGACGACCTGTCACGTCTGACGCAGTACCCGATGTTCCGCGGCGATCCCCTCACGCTCAGCCACTCCGCTCTGGCGCTCCAGCTCCACGCTGTGCGCGGCACCACCACGGTCCTGCCCGTCAACGTCCCACCCAACACCGACTTCGAGGTCCTGGTCAGCGTCGGCGCCAGCATCGGCGAGGCGTTCCGCGAAGCCGGTCTCGTCGCCGCGGTCGTCGCGGCCGGCGACCTGTCGGCCGGCCTGTCCCAACGCAGCCCCGCTCACGCGATCGAGGGCGCGTCGCAGTGGGACGCCGCGGTCGTCGCCGCGGTCAAGGACGGCGACCTGCGCCGACTGGCCGGACTCGGCCCGGACGCCGCAGAACGCGTCCGCGCACTGGGGTGGGCACCGCTGGCCGTCGTCCACGGCGTGTGCGCGGCCGGAAGGCTGACACCCCAGCTGCTCGGGTACGGAGCGCCGCGCGGTGTTGGTGAGCTGGTCGCCCTCTGCGTCGGCGCGGGTCGAGGAGAGCAGGAGCCCTACGAGGTCGCCGCCACCCAGCGTGAAGGGGTCGTCCGGCGAACCGGGGACCGGCGGGGCTGATGCATCACCGACGGGTGTTGGCGCTCGTCGGTCCGACCGCCAGCGGGAAGACCGACGTGGCGCTGACGGTCGGACGGCGGGGCGTCGGCGGCCACCCGGTCGAGATCGTCGCGGCCGACGCGTTCACGCTCTACCGCGGCATGGACATCGCCACGGCCAAGCCGTCCCGCGCCGAGCGCGCTGCGGTCCCGCATCACATGATCGACCGGCTCGACCCGTGGCAGGAGGCGTCGGTCGCGCGGTTCCAGCGGACCGCCCGCGCCGCGGTCGACGCGGTCGGCGAGCGCGGTCACGTCGCCCTCCTCGTGGGCGGGTCGGGCCTGTACTTCCGCGCCGTGGTCGACGACCTGCGCTTCCCTCCCACCGACCCGGACGTGCGCGCGCGGCTCGAGGACGCCCACCGCCACGACCCCGTCGCGGCGCACGCAGCGTTGGCCACGGCCGATCCGGACGCCGCGGCGAGGATCGATCCCGGCAACCTGCGACGCACCGTCCGCGCCCTCGAGGTGATCGAACTCACCGGCGAACCCTTCTCGCGCTTCTCACGAGCGTGGGACCAACACCGGTCGATCTACCGGGGGCTGGAGGTCCGCGGTCTGGATCCCGGCCGTGTCGAGCTGCGCCGACGCATCCACCAGCGGGCCCAGGCCATGGTCGCCGCCGGGCTCCTCGACGAGGCCCGCCGCCTGGCCGCGTTGCCGCAGCCGCTGTCGGCCACCGCGGCGCAGGCGATCGGCTACCGCGAGGCGTTGGCGGTCCTGGACGGTGAGCTGGACGCCGACGAGCTCCCGACCGCGATCGCCTCGCGGAGCTGGCGCTACGCCAAACGCCAGCTGGCGTGGTTCCGTCGCGACCCGCGCGTGCGCTGGTCGACGCCGCACCAGGTCCTACAGGTGTGGTCTTGATCGGGGAGGACCACCCACCCACCGGTACCCTCGCTCGTATGCGGTTCGTCAAGGCGCACGGAGCCGGGAACGACTTCGTCGTCGTCCCCGACTGGAACGACGAGCTGACGTTGGACCCGGCGCTGGTCCGCGCGGTCTGTGACCGGCGTCGCGGCATCGGCGCCGACGGGGTGTTGCGGATCGTCGCTGCACCCGACGGCGCGGACGCGTTCATGGATTACCGCAACGCCGACGGTTCGGTCGCCGATACGTGCGGGAACGGCGTGCGGGTGGTGGCCAAACATCTCGTCGAGCGCGGGCTGGTCGCTGACGCGTCGCGCACCCTGCACATCGCCACGCGGGCTGGGGTGGTCGCGGCGTCGGTGGAGACCGGCCGCGACGCGACCGTCACCGCGGTGACGGTCGCGATGGGCCACCCGGTGCTCGACCCGGCCGAGATCCCGTTCCACGTCGACGGTGATCGCGCGGTGGACGTCCCCGTGTCCGTCGACGGGCACGAGATCCGTGTGACGGCGGTGTCCATGGGCAACCCGCACGCGGTCGTGGTGGTCGATGACGTGGGCGCTGCGCCCGTGACGGATCTGGGGCCGGCGTTGGAGACCCATCCGCGGTTCCCGAAGCGGACCAACGTCGAGTTCGTCGAGGTGGTCGCCGCCGGCCGGGTGCGGATACGGGTGTGGGAGCGTGGCGTGGGCGAGACCGCCGCTTGCGGGACGGGTGCGTGCGCAGCGCTGGTGGCGCTGCAGCTGCTCGACCTCGCGGGCACCGACCTGATCGAGGAGTGGCCCGGCGGCGAGCTGACGGTCCGGTACGACCCGGGCGAGGATCGTGCAGTGCTGCTGCGCGGCCCTGCGGTGGAGGTCGCGGAAGGTGAGTTGAACGGTCGTTGGCTCGCCGAGGTGGCGGGGCGCCGATGACCGACCGGGAGCGCACGGTGTCGCAACACCGTGGATCGTCGCTGCCACACGACGGCGGCAAGAGCGCATCGAACGACGGCGAGGTCACGCGAGCGGAGCTGCGTCGCCGGCAGCGCGACGTCCTCGAGGAGGGTCGTCCCCGCGAGGGGATGGACGTCTTCCAGCCGGTGGAGCGCGCCGTCCTGGTCGGTGTGCAGCTGGCCGACCGGACCGACGAGCGGGTCGTGGCCAACCTCGATGAGCTCGAGGCGCTGGCGGACACGGCCGGGGCGGAGGTCGTGGGTCGCCTGGTGCAGCGCAGGGCGACGCCGGACCCCGCCACCTACATCGGCAAGGGCAAGGTCGCCGAACTGCGTGCGCTGCTGCAGGCCAGCCACGCCGATGCGGTGATCTTCGACGACGAGCTCACACCGGCCCAGCAGCGCAACCTCGAGGAGGGCGTCCAGCAGAAGGTGCTCGACCGCACCATCGTGATCCTCGACATCTTCGCCCAGCACGCGGTGAGCCGTGAAGGCAAGACGCAGGTCGAGCTCGCCCAGCTCACCTACCTGCTGCCACGTCTGCGCGGCTGGGGACAGGCGCTGTCGCGGCAGGAGGGTCGCATCGGCACACGAGGACCCGGCGAGTCGCAGCTGGAGGTCGACCGCCGGCGCATCCACCGGCGCATGCGCAAGCTCCGCGAGGACCTCGCCGACTTCGCGCGCATCCGACGCACCAAGACCCAGGAGCGCGACCGCAACCGGGTGCCCACGGTCGCGCTGGTCGGCTACACCAACGCCGGGAAGTCCTCGCTGCTCAACGAGCTGACCGGCGCGTCCGCACTGGTGCGCGACGCCCTGTTCGCCACCCTGGACACCACCGCGCGGCGGCTGGACCTGCCCGACGGACGCTCGGTCGTCGTGACCGACACCGTCGGGTTCGTCCGCAAGCTCCCGCACGGGCTGGTCGAGGCGTTCAAGTCCACGCTGGAGGAATCGGCCCACGCCGACCTGCTGCTGCACGTGGTGGATGCCAGCCATCCGGAAGCCGAGGCGCAGATCGCGGCCGTCCGCGACGTCCTGGCCGAGATCGGAGCCGACGGCGTCCCCGAACAACTCGTGCTGAACAAGGCCGACCTGGCCGATCCGGTCGACCTCGCGGCGCTGTCCCGCAGCCTGTCGCGTGCCAACGGGCAACCGGTCGAGGTGTCGGCCAGGACCGGGTACGGCATCGACGAGCTGGTCGAACGCGTCCTGCTCCGCCTGCCGGACGAGCGGTTGCGGGTGACCGTCACGGTGCCCTACGACCGCACGGAGCTGGTCAACCTCGCGCACCGGTACGGGGAGGTCCACAAGCAGGAGCACTCGAGCGAGGGGACCGAGCTGGTCGCGACCGTCGACGAGCACGTTGCACGTGCGATGCGTGACCTGCTCGATCCCGACCCGTTCGGGTGAACGACGGAGCGTCGAGCGTGGGCCACCCACGGGCGGCAGCCACGGTGGTGGCCGCCTGTTCGATGGCGGCAGTACTGAGCGCGGCTCCGACCGTCGAGCCCCACGTCGACGCGCGCACGCGGTCGGGCGCGACCCTGGCGGCTCCCACGGCGGCGACCGACAACCTCGACGGGCCCGTACCGTGGAGCGCACTCCTCACCGCCCCTCCCGAGCCGCCCGAGCCCCGCGTCGCCCCGCCCGTCCCACCAGCGGCCGACGCAGGCGACGACCGACCGCGGGTGAGCGTGCACGGCCCCGCGTGGCTCGCCGACCGCGCCGAGCAGGTGCTGCAACGCATCACCTACCCGTGGCGCAGCACGGGGTTCACGATCGAGTTCGGCCCCGCCCGGACCGGGCTGCGCGCCCTGTTCCATCGCGTCGATCGCCGCATCGAGGTGTTCGTGCGTCGCGGCGATCCGGTGGCCCAGACCGCGTTCGACCTCGCCCACGAGATCGGACACGCCGTCGACGTCACGGCCGGCTCTCCAGCCAGACGTGCCGCGTGGCTGGAGCGCCGCGGGGCGCCTGAGTCGACCCCGTGGTACGGATGCTCGGGCTGCGACGATCTGTCGACGGGGGCCGGCGACTTCGCTGAGGTGTTCGCGCTGTGGCAGCTTGGAGACGTCGACTTCCGCAGTCGGGTCGCGCCGCCACCGTCGCCAGGGGAGTTGGACGATCTGAGCGTGTGGTTCTGGCCGCCGGGCCGTTCACCGAGCTGCCACGCCCACGGTGGGTGCCTGCCGAGCGGACGCAGGATGCCCTGAACGTGAGCTGCGAGCCTCGGGTCGGGCAATTGATGTGCTATCCTAGGCCCATGCGTGTGCACATCACGCTAGACGACGAGCTCGTCGAAGAGCTCGATCAGCGCGTCGGGCGCGGCCGGCGTAGCGCGTTCATCGCCACTCTGATCCGCCGGGCTCTCGACGACGAACGCAGATGGGACGCGATCGAAGACGCGCTCGGCGGCCTCTCCGAGACAGGCCACGAGTGGGACGAGGATCCTGCCGCATGGGTGCGCGCCCAGAGGGTGAGCGACGACCGACGAGTCGGTTGAGGGTTGCTGCTGCTCGACACCACGGTGCTGATCGACGCCCTCCGTGGGCGTCGTGCGGGCGACCGCCTTCGCCGGCTTCGTGCCACGGGCGAGGTTCCGTGGGTTTGCGCGATCAACATCGAAGAGGTGTGGCGAGGGGTGAGGCCGGAGGAGGAGGGGATCGTGGCATCACTGTTCCGCGGCCTGCGGACCGTGGCGCTCGGCTCCCGCGAAGGGGAGGTCGCCGGCCGTTGGCGGCGCACGTTCGCCGAACGTGGCGTCACGCTGC from Actinomycetota bacterium includes:
- a CDS encoding transglutaminase-like domain-containing protein, which encodes MSEASRDRLATIVRDPACDLAEAALLCCVEAQPDLDVEAALARIDALADDLAAGLLPHSRYEPLGWGATIEAATADAQALSGYLTADVGFTGDPAAAHDARNALLTSVLERRRGTRTALGTVYIAVGRRVGLRVFPVDTPGPLLVGVGGGAPQGRATRPAVVDPFEDGVILDDEMIAERVEAATDGHVEFARAMLRPAPATSVIRRLLNELTHAYLHHGDARGALWTVELRRRLPGSGPDDVLVTGQLLAQLGRYRQSAESLEGYLTEVAGDVDTAAEAGGPELATMAAVARAARAKMN
- a CDS encoding DUF4399 domain-containing protein, which produces MKQRRWWRPVVLAGAVLVVSACGGEDEPGLEQTPGPVPTAATEATDEVSVSFADPVDGATVTSPVRVQMQSTGILIGPVAEAREDTGHFHIMVDVGCVTPGQEIPEDEQHLHFGDGASTTEIELEPGEHTLCLQASTNEHIAFDATDEITITVQ
- the miaB gene encoding tRNA (N6-isopentenyl adenosine(37)-C2)-methylthiotransferase MiaB, coding for MTTRRYFIRTFGCQMNEHDSQRAAGVLETLGYRPAPDEDSADLVLFNTCAVRENADNKLYGALGWLKPLKDDRPDLTIVVGGCLAQKDRGEIAERAPWVDVVYGTHNLVNLPALLAQADGQSLPVVEILEQIETFPSALPSKRQVRHHAWVSISVGCNNTCSFCIVPALRGPERSRRIGEILHEVQLLVADGVIEVSLLGQNVNSYGRDQYGKAMFAELLRELGEVDGLERVRFTSPHPRDFTADVLDAMAQVPNVCEHLHLPLQSGSDRVLKAMRRSYRQRRYLDLVERARTVVPGCALTTDIIVGFPGETEDDFAETLAVCDTVGFDQAFTFQYSPRPGTDAATMADQVDPDVVADRYTRLQAVTRGWSERRHRDLVGRDVEVLIESPSKTDPRRYSGRTRGNHLVHLPVGGGYAPGDLATVPVVEAAANYVLAGPPIDVCRTFAGRATEAAIAAGEGWTVQRVEAPGTTLPLVPA
- the miaA gene encoding tRNA (adenosine(37)-N6)-dimethylallyltransferase MiaA, translated to MHHRRVLALVGPTASGKTDVALTVGRRGVGGHPVEIVAADAFTLYRGMDIATAKPSRAERAAVPHHMIDRLDPWQEASVARFQRTARAAVDAVGERGHVALLVGGSGLYFRAVVDDLRFPPTDPDVRARLEDAHRHDPVAAHAALATADPDAAARIDPGNLRRTVRALEVIELTGEPFSRFSRAWDQHRSIYRGLEVRGLDPGRVELRRRIHQRAQAMVAAGLLDEARRLAALPQPLSATAAQAIGYREALAVLDGELDADELPTAIASRSWRYAKRQLAWFRRDPRVRWSTPHQVLQVWS
- the dapF gene encoding diaminopimelate epimerase, whose translation is MRFVKAHGAGNDFVVVPDWNDELTLDPALVRAVCDRRRGIGADGVLRIVAAPDGADAFMDYRNADGSVADTCGNGVRVVAKHLVERGLVADASRTLHIATRAGVVAASVETGRDATVTAVTVAMGHPVLDPAEIPFHVDGDRAVDVPVSVDGHEIRVTAVSMGNPHAVVVVDDVGAAPVTDLGPALETHPRFPKRTNVEFVEVVAAGRVRIRVWERGVGETAACGTGACAALVALQLLDLAGTDLIEEWPGGELTVRYDPGEDRAVLLRGPAVEVAEGELNGRWLAEVAGRR
- the hflX gene encoding GTPase HflX, translating into MTDRERTVSQHRGSSLPHDGGKSASNDGEVTRAELRRRQRDVLEEGRPREGMDVFQPVERAVLVGVQLADRTDERVVANLDELEALADTAGAEVVGRLVQRRATPDPATYIGKGKVAELRALLQASHADAVIFDDELTPAQQRNLEEGVQQKVLDRTIVILDIFAQHAVSREGKTQVELAQLTYLLPRLRGWGQALSRQEGRIGTRGPGESQLEVDRRRIHRRMRKLREDLADFARIRRTKTQERDRNRVPTVALVGYTNAGKSSLLNELTGASALVRDALFATLDTTARRLDLPDGRSVVVTDTVGFVRKLPHGLVEAFKSTLEESAHADLLLHVVDASHPEAEAQIAAVRDVLAEIGADGVPEQLVLNKADLADPVDLAALSRSLSRANGQPVEVSARTGYGIDELVERVLLRLPDERLRVTVTVPYDRTELVNLAHRYGEVHKQEHSSEGTELVATVDEHVARAMRDLLDPDPFG
- a CDS encoding ribbon-helix-helix domain-containing protein translates to MRVHITLDDELVEELDQRVGRGRRSAFIATLIRRALDDERRWDAIEDALGGLSETGHEWDEDPAAWVRAQRVSDDRRVG
- a CDS encoding PIN domain-containing protein; its protein translation is MLLLDTTVLIDALRGRRAGDRLRRLRATGEVPWVCAINIEEVWRGVRPEEEGIVASLFRGLRTVALGSREGEVAGRWRRTFAERGVTLHQADCLIAAAAVRAGATLATGNPSHFPMEEVVVEHWPVGE